The following proteins are co-located in the Ensifer sp. WSM1721 genome:
- a CDS encoding phasin, translating to MATKKTEDAFSFEPNKFADSFREFAEKGAAQSKEAYAKMKTAAEEATKTVEATIENAQSGTVELGLKAIDALRTNAENSLSHMEALLGVKSLSELVELQTAFIRKQAEVAVEQAKTMQEATRKVAENVAKPGKDAAEKAMSSLKKA from the coding sequence ATGGCTACCAAAAAGACCGAAGACGCATTTTCCTTTGAGCCGAACAAGTTTGCCGACAGCTTCCGCGAATTCGCCGAAAAGGGCGCCGCGCAGTCGAAGGAAGCCTATGCCAAGATGAAGACCGCCGCGGAAGAGGCGACGAAGACCGTCGAAGCAACGATTGAAAACGCCCAGTCCGGCACTGTCGAACTCGGTCTCAAGGCCATCGATGCACTGCGCACCAATGCCGAAAACTCGCTCTCCCACATGGAAGCGCTGCTTGGCGTGAAGTCGCTCTCCGAGCTCGTCGAACTGCAGACCGCCTTCATCCGCAAGCAGGCCGAAGTCGCGGTCGAGCAGGCGAAGACGATGCAGGAAGCAACCCGCAAGGTCGCCGAAAACGTTGCCAAGCCGGGCAAGGACGCCGCGGAAAAGGCAATGTCCAGCCTCAAGAAGGCCTGA
- a CDS encoding DUF6538 domain-containing protein: protein MRYLKDRGGNWHYVRRVPSHVAFLDNRGTIQASLKTRSLEVAKLRRDAHERADDLYWQGLASTDGAGVVASYEAARSRARVLGFEYKAAADLAASAPIEELLRRLDVAHKGGERETVAVTGQADEPKLSVTKAMTFYLETIAIGETKGMSENQVRKREEKKKAAAAKFVEIVGHDGPLLDVPRADAVKYHKWWMDRVLGKDGRKKTSGNTANRSFGSMRKLFREYANYLHLELKNPFDGLTFPDRKSQKRVVPPFETEFIRDKILAVGAHEGLNREALAIMLVLVETGARPSEICNLPPERIHLKANVPYITVDYQEERVIKTESSTRDIPLMGLALSVMRKFPNGFPRYRDKEDTLSATLMKHLRAKELLPTPAHKVYSFRHSFEKRMLEAGLDYEFRKAALGHSVDREKYGDGGSMAWRLEQLQKIELPFDQSIVP from the coding sequence ATGCGGTATCTGAAGGACCGCGGCGGAAATTGGCATTACGTGCGCCGCGTGCCCTCCCATGTCGCCTTTCTCGACAATCGCGGCACCATACAGGCTTCCCTGAAAACCCGATCCCTCGAAGTGGCGAAGCTTCGCCGCGACGCGCATGAGCGCGCCGATGATCTCTACTGGCAAGGGCTCGCCTCCACAGATGGCGCCGGCGTCGTCGCCTCCTACGAGGCGGCGCGATCGCGTGCGCGCGTTCTCGGCTTCGAATACAAGGCCGCGGCCGATCTCGCGGCCTCGGCGCCGATCGAGGAGCTGCTGCGCCGGCTGGATGTGGCGCACAAGGGCGGCGAGCGCGAAACGGTCGCCGTGACGGGGCAAGCCGATGAGCCGAAGCTCTCGGTGACGAAAGCGATGACGTTCTACTTGGAGACCATCGCGATCGGCGAAACCAAGGGCATGAGCGAGAACCAGGTCCGCAAGCGCGAGGAAAAGAAAAAGGCGGCGGCAGCGAAGTTCGTCGAGATCGTCGGCCATGACGGGCCGCTGCTCGACGTCCCTAGGGCAGACGCGGTCAAATATCACAAGTGGTGGATGGACCGCGTGCTCGGCAAGGACGGGCGGAAGAAGACATCCGGCAACACGGCCAATCGGTCGTTCGGCAGCATGCGGAAGCTCTTTCGAGAATACGCCAACTATCTCCACCTCGAACTCAAGAATCCGTTCGACGGGCTTACCTTCCCGGATCGCAAATCGCAGAAGCGCGTGGTGCCGCCCTTCGAGACGGAGTTCATTCGGGACAAGATCCTTGCGGTCGGGGCGCACGAAGGCCTCAACCGGGAAGCACTCGCGATCATGCTGGTGCTGGTTGAGACGGGGGCACGCCCGTCGGAGATCTGCAACCTACCTCCGGAGCGCATTCACCTGAAGGCCAACGTGCCTTACATCACCGTCGACTATCAGGAAGAGCGAGTAATCAAGACGGAATCCTCGACGCGCGATATCCCGTTGATGGGCCTGGCGCTGTCGGTGATGCGGAAGTTCCCGAACGGCTTTCCGCGCTACCGCGACAAGGAAGACACGCTCTCGGCCACGCTGATGAAGCATTTGAGGGCGAAGGAACTGCTGCCGACGCCGGCGCACAAGGTTTATTCCTTCCGTCACTCCTTCGAAAAGCGCATGCTGGAAGCGGGGCTCGATTACGAGTTTCGCAAGGCAGCCCTCGGCCACAGCGTCGATCGCGAGAAGTATGGTGACGGCGGTTCTATGGCCTGGCGGCTGGAGCAACTGCAGAAGATCGAGCTGCCGTTCGATCAGTCGATTGTGCCGTGA
- a CDS encoding HNH endonuclease signature motif containing protein, giving the protein MSSRRDRIRAKIMARVRIDPVTGCWEWTGPDSGKKGRGKGYPRMSLDGQTVAVHIAMWTNEHGYIPGKKELDHACRNRLCVRPEKDHVEMVTRRENAKRREQAKRGMIGHNGGPAFECEEVQRG; this is encoded by the coding sequence ATGAGCAGCCGTCGCGATCGTATCCGCGCAAAGATCATGGCACGCGTCCGGATTGATCCGGTAACCGGCTGCTGGGAGTGGACCGGCCCTGATTCAGGCAAGAAAGGTCGCGGCAAGGGCTATCCGCGCATGTCGCTCGACGGCCAGACCGTCGCCGTCCACATCGCCATGTGGACCAACGAGCACGGCTACATCCCCGGCAAGAAAGAACTCGATCACGCCTGCCGTAACCGCCTGTGCGTCCGGCCGGAAAAGGATCACGTCGAGATGGTCACCCGCAGGGAAAACGCCAAGCGCCGCGAACAGGCGAAGCGCGGCATGATCGGCCACAACGGCGGACCGGCATTCGAATGCGAGGAGGTGCAGCGCGGATGA
- a CDS encoding DUF4326 domain-containing protein has product MTKPVRLQLSRRKGFDLQTHSKSINDLEAVHVGRPGPWGNPFVVGKHGDAAYCVDLYKALLAGLLRVGADPDLEALERTRRFAAENVDELRGKNLACWCRPGAPCHGDVLLELANRPNTDEVGR; this is encoded by the coding sequence ATGACGAAGCCGGTCCGCCTCCAGCTTTCCCGCCGAAAGGGCTTCGACCTGCAGACGCATTCGAAGTCCATTAACGACCTCGAAGCCGTTCACGTCGGCCGCCCCGGCCCGTGGGGCAATCCCTTCGTCGTCGGTAAGCACGGCGACGCCGCCTATTGCGTCGATCTCTACAAGGCACTGCTAGCCGGCCTGCTGCGCGTCGGCGCCGATCCGGATCTCGAAGCGCTTGAGCGCACCCGTCGCTTCGCCGCCGAGAATGTCGATGAGCTGCGCGGCAAAAACCTCGCCTGTTGGTGCAGGCCTGGCGCGCCCTGCCATGGCGACGTGCTGCTCGAACTCGCCAATCGCCCTAACACCGACGAGGTCGGTCGATGA
- a CDS encoding DUF5131 family protein — MADGTKIEWTDATWNPITGCAVVSPGCTNCYAMKLAGTRLKNHESRKDLTKDTKAGPVWTGEVRFNREWLYQPLRWTKPRMIFVCAHGDLFAEGVPDEWIDQVFAVMAFCPQHTFQVLTKRPERMREYLTGSLLEHRLAAAQVQLEFPVPSPGRWPHIPLPNVWLGVSVEDQKRADERIPILLDTPAAVRWISAEPLLGPVDIGRWTATAEVTFKQCKQPFWLHNADPCEHKDGGAWTLACPNCGNCRCKPGWTEADSRMMSMEPPADWIDREVGRFTKVHPTIPVRSMIDWVVVGGESGPGARPMHPHWALSLRDQCAAADVPHLFKQWGNWLPLDQAPNKTINGKHAVVARDGRYLVGHDIADPPEAVFAFDVGKKAAGRLLDGIEHNGFPEVRR; from the coding sequence ATGGCTGACGGCACGAAGATCGAATGGACGGACGCCACCTGGAACCCGATCACTGGCTGCGCCGTCGTCTCGCCGGGCTGTACCAATTGCTACGCGATGAAGCTCGCCGGCACGCGGCTGAAGAACCACGAAAGCCGCAAGGACCTGACGAAGGACACCAAGGCCGGCCCGGTCTGGACCGGCGAGGTGCGCTTCAACCGTGAGTGGCTCTACCAGCCGCTCCGCTGGACGAAGCCGCGCATGATCTTCGTCTGCGCCCATGGCGATCTCTTCGCCGAGGGCGTGCCGGACGAGTGGATCGACCAGGTCTTTGCCGTCATGGCGTTTTGCCCTCAGCATACATTCCAGGTGCTGACCAAGCGGCCGGAGCGGATGCGCGAGTATCTGACCGGCAGCCTTCTGGAGCATCGTCTTGCCGCGGCGCAGGTGCAGCTCGAGTTCCCCGTGCCGTCGCCCGGCCGCTGGCCACACATTCCCCTCCCCAACGTCTGGCTCGGCGTCTCGGTCGAGGATCAGAAGCGCGCCGACGAACGCATCCCGATCCTGCTCGACACGCCGGCCGCCGTCCGCTGGATCAGCGCCGAGCCGCTGCTCGGGCCGGTGGATATCGGACGTTGGACAGCCACCGCTGAGGTCACCTTTAAGCAATGCAAGCAGCCGTTTTGGCTGCACAACGCCGACCCGTGCGAGCACAAGGATGGAGGCGCCTGGACGCTCGCCTGCCCCAACTGCGGCAACTGCCGCTGCAAGCCAGGCTGGACCGAAGCGGACTCTCGCATGATGAGCATGGAGCCGCCGGCCGACTGGATAGATCGTGAGGTCGGCAGGTTCACCAAAGTGCATCCGACCATCCCGGTCAGATCAATGATCGACTGGGTCGTCGTCGGAGGCGAGAGCGGCCCTGGCGCCCGCCCGATGCATCCCCATTGGGCGCTCTCGCTCCGGGATCAGTGCGCGGCCGCAGACGTGCCGCACCTGTTCAAGCAATGGGGAAACTGGCTGCCGCTCGATCAGGCTCCCAACAAGACGATCAACGGGAAGCATGCCGTCGTCGCAAGGGATGGTCGTTATCTCGTCGGTCACGACATCGCCGACCCGCCCGAAGCAGTGTTCGCTTTCGACGTCGGCAAGAAAGCTGCCGGCCGACTGCTAGACGGCATCGAGCATAACGGCTTTCCGGAGGTGCGGCGGTGA
- a CDS encoding acyl carrier protein — MADTAELTPERIFARKHAMEIVEKVLGNYPGAIDDTFEELGADSVDLIAMEIEVEEITGKEIEVGTFQGKTVGDFAAFIEERLNG, encoded by the coding sequence ATGGCTGATACGGCCGAGCTTACCCCAGAGCGCATCTTTGCGCGCAAACACGCAATGGAGATCGTCGAGAAGGTGCTCGGCAATTATCCCGGCGCCATCGACGACACCTTCGAGGAGCTCGGCGCCGACAGCGTCGATCTTATCGCGATGGAGATCGAGGTCGAGGAAATCACCGGCAAGGAAATCGAGGTCGGCACCTTCCAGGGCAAAACCGTCGGCGACTTCGCCGCCTTCATCGAGGAGCGGCTCAATGGCTGA
- a CDS encoding Arc family DNA-binding protein, whose amino-acid sequence MARQDPHFRLRLPEDLKSRIEDAAARNHRTMTSEIVARLESTFSRESVPAEAKSIIDEFVHQLITSLDKKTRR is encoded by the coding sequence ATGGCGAGACAAGACCCCCATTTCCGTTTGCGGTTACCGGAAGACCTCAAGAGCAGGATTGAGGACGCCGCAGCGCGCAATCACCGGACCATGACGTCCGAGATCGTCGCGCGCCTGGAATCGACTTTCTCGCGCGAAAGCGTGCCGGCCGAGGCCAAGAGCATCATCGACGAGTTCGTTCACCAGCTCATTACATCGCTGGATAAGAAAACCCGCCGTTAA
- a CDS encoding helix-turn-helix transcriptional regulator encodes MSNIEEIHGGKSPIRIHYLPEWADKRNLSQADIVREIGVDKSLVSRWFDGTLPKAEYLERLAALFGTDVHGLFRHPDDDWLAKFFRDKTEEQKERAIEMLRIFFREHDKTGTGG; translated from the coding sequence ATGAGCAACATCGAAGAGATACACGGCGGCAAAAGCCCGATCCGGATCCACTACCTTCCGGAGTGGGCGGATAAGCGCAATTTGAGCCAGGCCGACATCGTCCGCGAGATCGGCGTCGACAAGAGCCTCGTGTCGCGATGGTTCGACGGCACCCTGCCGAAGGCCGAGTATTTGGAGAGGCTTGCCGCACTCTTCGGCACGGATGTCCACGGACTTTTCCGCCACCCGGATGACGACTGGCTGGCGAAGTTCTTTCGCGACAAGACGGAAGAGCAGAAGGAGCGCGCCATCGAAATGCTCCGGATATTCTTCAGAGAGCACGACAAGACCGGCACGGGCGGCTGA
- a CDS encoding helix-turn-helix transcriptional regulator: MQLLCAMETKQAITPAIALYREQRDRMSLADFGKLFTPPVDKSTVSRWERGQISPKRAVMVEKVTGIPRQALLPEVFGPLLTEAAE; this comes from the coding sequence ATGCAACTACTCTGCGCCATGGAAACGAAGCAGGCAATCACCCCCGCCATAGCTCTTTATCGTGAGCAGCGCGACCGGATGTCCCTTGCGGACTTCGGCAAGCTCTTCACGCCGCCCGTCGACAAGTCGACTGTTTCGCGCTGGGAGCGCGGGCAGATCTCGCCGAAGAGAGCGGTCATGGTCGAGAAGGTGACGGGTATTCCGCGCCAGGCTCTGCTTCCCGAAGTGTTCGGTCCTCTCCTTACGGAGGCGGCCGAGTGA
- a CDS encoding phage regulatory CII family protein yields MRTILDADVLALKGATEASFVLGKGLTSFANFTRVGVSTLSKYASGSEEFRDNVIPVDIAVEADRRAGSPIIIGEAARQLGYGLSPLVGQAEGRPVTEAAALRVLHEANDVSRAIVEAIADGKVDALDRKKIAQETREAIRALQEVLAGLEGAE; encoded by the coding sequence GTGCGCACTATTCTTGATGCAGACGTGCTGGCGCTGAAGGGCGCGACCGAAGCGAGTTTTGTTCTCGGCAAGGGTCTCACGTCATTTGCCAACTTCACCCGCGTGGGTGTCTCGACGCTCTCGAAGTACGCATCGGGAAGCGAAGAATTTCGCGACAACGTGATCCCCGTCGATATCGCCGTTGAGGCCGACCGGCGCGCGGGCTCTCCCATCATCATCGGAGAGGCTGCGCGGCAGCTCGGTTACGGGCTATCGCCGCTCGTCGGCCAGGCCGAAGGTCGGCCGGTGACCGAGGCGGCGGCCCTCAGGGTGCTGCACGAGGCCAACGATGTCTCCCGCGCCATCGTCGAGGCGATCGCCGACGGCAAGGTCGACGCGCTCGACCGGAAGAAGATCGCACAGGAGACGCGCGAGGCAATTCGCGCGCTGCAGGAAGTGCTCGCCGGGCTGGAGGGCGCGGAGTGA
- a CDS encoding DUF6551 family protein, producing MRAVQALQFPDVQPAEIVSAPPEVRMVPPSELWVDESYQRGLSDRSMRLIRKIVSEWDWTAFKPPVVVEVDGKLQVIDGQHTAIGAVTHGAIEQLPVLVVKADRQELRANAFVRHNRDRIQVTPTQLHTAMVAAGDEDALTIAQVCERAGATILKNAPPLARFKAGETMAISTIAALVNRRHAAGARKVLEVCVKGGAAPVSAAMIRAVEHLLFAKEYAGEIEPERISLLISSRLSTLETEAQRFATERKMPLWRALASVIYMNRRKAR from the coding sequence GTGAGGGCAGTCCAGGCATTGCAGTTTCCTGACGTGCAGCCAGCCGAGATCGTCTCGGCGCCGCCGGAGGTGCGGATGGTTCCGCCGTCCGAGCTTTGGGTGGATGAGTCTTACCAGCGCGGTCTCTCCGACCGATCGATGCGCCTGATACGCAAGATCGTCAGCGAATGGGACTGGACGGCATTCAAGCCGCCCGTGGTCGTCGAGGTCGATGGCAAGCTGCAAGTGATCGACGGGCAACACACGGCGATCGGCGCCGTTACGCATGGCGCGATCGAGCAGCTTCCCGTGCTCGTCGTCAAGGCAGACCGGCAGGAGCTGCGCGCCAACGCCTTCGTGCGGCACAACCGCGATCGCATTCAGGTCACGCCGACGCAACTGCATACGGCGATGGTGGCGGCCGGCGACGAGGATGCGCTGACGATCGCGCAGGTTTGCGAGCGGGCAGGCGCCACGATCTTGAAGAACGCGCCTCCGTTAGCGCGATTCAAGGCAGGCGAGACGATGGCGATCAGCACGATCGCCGCGCTCGTTAACCGCCGCCATGCGGCTGGCGCGCGCAAGGTGCTCGAAGTCTGCGTCAAAGGGGGGGCAGCCCCGGTATCCGCCGCCATGATCAGGGCCGTCGAGCACCTGCTCTTCGCCAAGGAATACGCCGGAGAAATAGAGCCGGAGCGCATTTCGCTGCTGATCTCCTCGCGGCTTTCAACTCTGGAAACGGAAGCGCAACGCTTCGCCACGGAGCGAAAAATGCCTCTCTGGCGGGCGCTCGCCTCGGTGATCTACATGAACCGGCGAAAGGCGCGCTGA
- a CDS encoding helix-turn-helix domain-containing protein, which yields MDRIIMDLQREVAILRERVRQLEEVLAPSTVPIPLEFRLTSSEARVFAHLASRDIATKQSVMLALYSDRHDVEPEPKIVDVFVCKMRKKLARYGVTIETVWGQGYRLLNRHEYCTGRAA from the coding sequence ATGGACAGGATCATCATGGACCTGCAGCGCGAAGTCGCCATTCTGCGTGAGCGTGTTCGCCAGCTGGAAGAGGTGCTGGCGCCGAGCACTGTCCCGATCCCGCTCGAATTCAGGCTGACGAGCAGCGAGGCTCGCGTGTTCGCGCATCTCGCCAGCCGCGACATTGCGACCAAGCAGTCCGTCATGCTCGCGCTCTACAGCGATCGGCATGACGTCGAGCCGGAGCCCAAGATCGTCGATGTCTTCGTCTGCAAGATGCGGAAGAAGCTGGCGCGCTACGGCGTCACGATCGAGACCGTGTGGGGGCAGGGCTACCGACTGCTGAACCGGCACGAGTACTGCACGGGGAGGGCGGCGTGA
- a CDS encoding GapR family DNA-binding domain-containing protein, translating into MARDQLRAFVERVERLEEEKKQVADDIKLVYGEAKAMGFDSKALRAIVRIRKKDFSEFENEQAVLDSYLAALGMIPGGFDE; encoded by the coding sequence GTGGCGCGCGACCAGCTGCGCGCCTTCGTCGAGCGCGTCGAGCGGCTGGAGGAGGAGAAGAAGCAGGTCGCCGACGACATCAAGCTTGTCTACGGCGAGGCGAAGGCCATGGGCTTCGATTCCAAGGCGCTGCGCGCGATCGTCCGCATCCGCAAGAAAGACTTCAGCGAGTTCGAGAACGAACAGGCGGTGCTCGACTCCTATCTGGCGGCCCTCGGCATGATCCCGGGAGGCTTCGATGAGTGA
- a CDS encoding MT-A70 family methyltransferase yields MSESEFSAKIGNNDLPVALRISQIHVGHRLRVVDQAKVDALKASIEELGLRTPISVVGSTLAASTPLQMVTLAAGAHRLEAMKQLGREHIAAIIRNEDDLDAELWEIDENLCRAELTPADRALFVFRRKEIYLLKHPDTAHGAVGNGREKSRQVGDSTDEPKRFTAATAEATGQSERAIQRDAERGEKISAKALRMLRGTRHDKGVVLDRLKSLRDEEQEVYVRALFEADKAKEAEAHEIRSDKMATKRAVRIGIINAIAEHGQRVAGEMPRAAYAVGYADPPWEQEAWSDETGQDKGLMYPPMPLEEIKALCAGEKSPFTRDAILFLWVTTNRLDDGISVLKSWGFEFVSAITWDKQHIGMGRWVRDRTEHLLIGKRGDFPGLIMGTQPESLYSEAKGGHSRKPVWFAEQIDRLFPEMRKLELFQRRESLGEGDIRLNGLWDFWGFEAGGDDAEPSAEAPVEQPAEPAAVAQGGDPLAEAIIAAGLAPSAYILNLNRGLTNPATLDLPSRLFRFPVEFMAADRSGGESRLLLRHPLLWQILQVSDFLAEIEQKIGVRPTWEPLDEFGRDFGEQWRWYHSVDLCNDQHWQGLLKTQRFTDRDKIFTAVQLGLESKSLSVKNARSVMAELESIEPARSASVELMLGNVLMPYRHDKGKLISPNISERNEIGAWLVIHGLEDGFFNYAGSYLSVTADGMARREKVENVPAPTTEESAPQAEPASKLPPGPGKKAPVEFHVGGMRKGSFARFAVHLNDDGTHSISAAYDIKDYAGGTSERIGNLSTFAGALRMGLAELAGRLRPILKDESAACTSAHRACARAGLKWIEARFEEWGLGAVAPESEAA; encoded by the coding sequence ATGAGTGAGTCTGAATTCTCAGCAAAGATCGGCAACAATGATTTGCCGGTGGCGTTGCGGATCAGCCAGATCCACGTCGGGCACCGGCTTCGCGTTGTCGATCAGGCTAAGGTTGACGCTCTCAAGGCTTCGATCGAGGAACTTGGCCTGCGCACGCCGATCTCCGTCGTCGGGTCCACGCTCGCGGCCAGCACGCCCTTGCAGATGGTGACGCTCGCCGCCGGCGCGCACCGTCTCGAGGCGATGAAGCAGCTCGGCCGCGAACATATCGCTGCGATCATCCGCAACGAGGACGATCTCGACGCCGAGCTTTGGGAGATCGACGAGAACCTTTGCCGCGCGGAACTGACGCCGGCGGACCGGGCGCTCTTCGTGTTTCGCAGGAAAGAAATCTACCTGCTCAAGCATCCGGACACGGCGCACGGGGCAGTCGGCAACGGACGCGAGAAGAGTCGCCAAGTTGGCGACTCTACCGACGAGCCAAAGCGCTTCACTGCGGCGACGGCAGAGGCGACCGGGCAATCCGAGCGGGCCATCCAGCGCGACGCCGAGCGCGGCGAGAAGATCTCCGCGAAGGCGCTGCGCATGCTCCGCGGCACGCGCCATGACAAGGGCGTCGTGCTCGACCGGCTGAAAAGCCTTCGCGACGAAGAGCAGGAAGTCTATGTCCGGGCGCTGTTCGAGGCGGACAAGGCCAAGGAAGCGGAAGCGCACGAGATCCGCTCGGACAAGATGGCGACGAAGCGAGCCGTCCGCATCGGCATCATCAACGCGATCGCCGAGCACGGCCAGCGGGTGGCCGGCGAAATGCCGCGCGCCGCCTATGCCGTCGGCTATGCCGATCCGCCGTGGGAGCAGGAAGCCTGGAGCGACGAGACCGGGCAGGACAAGGGCCTGATGTACCCGCCGATGCCGCTCGAGGAAATCAAGGCGCTTTGTGCCGGCGAGAAAAGCCCGTTCACGCGCGACGCGATCCTCTTCCTGTGGGTGACGACGAACCGTCTCGACGACGGGATCTCGGTTCTGAAATCCTGGGGCTTCGAGTTTGTCTCGGCGATCACCTGGGACAAGCAGCATATCGGCATGGGGCGCTGGGTGCGCGACCGCACCGAGCACCTGCTGATCGGCAAGCGCGGCGACTTTCCCGGCCTCATCATGGGCACGCAGCCGGAAAGCCTCTACTCAGAGGCCAAGGGCGGGCATAGCCGCAAGCCGGTGTGGTTTGCCGAGCAGATCGACCGGCTGTTTCCGGAGATGCGGAAGCTGGAGCTTTTCCAGCGGCGGGAAAGCCTCGGCGAGGGCGATATCCGGCTGAACGGGCTTTGGGATTTCTGGGGGTTCGAGGCTGGCGGTGACGATGCGGAGCCATCTGCAGAGGCGCCTGTAGAGCAACCTGCAGAGCCGGCCGCGGTTGCGCAAGGTGGTGATCCATTGGCAGAGGCCATTATTGCGGCCGGGCTCGCGCCAAGCGCCTATATTCTGAACCTCAATCGAGGTTTGACGAACCCTGCGACCCTCGACCTTCCGTCGAGACTGTTTCGATTCCCTGTCGAGTTCATGGCTGCCGATCGAAGCGGCGGCGAAAGCCGCCTTCTGCTGCGTCATCCTCTGCTTTGGCAGATTCTTCAGGTTTCCGATTTTCTTGCCGAGATCGAACAGAAAATCGGCGTTCGGCCGACATGGGAGCCGCTCGACGAGTTCGGTCGCGACTTCGGAGAGCAGTGGCGGTGGTACCACTCCGTCGACCTTTGCAACGACCAGCACTGGCAAGGATTGCTCAAGACCCAGCGATTTACCGACCGCGACAAGATTTTTACCGCCGTGCAACTCGGGCTCGAAAGCAAAAGTTTGTCGGTGAAGAACGCGCGATCGGTGATGGCGGAACTGGAGAGCATCGAGCCTGCAAGATCTGCAAGCGTCGAGCTGATGCTCGGCAACGTGCTGATGCCCTACCGACACGACAAGGGCAAGCTCATCTCGCCGAACATATCGGAGCGTAATGAAATCGGCGCGTGGCTCGTCATCCACGGGCTTGAAGATGGTTTCTTCAATTACGCCGGTAGTTACCTGTCGGTGACGGCCGATGGCATGGCGCGTCGCGAAAAAGTGGAGAATGTTCCCGCGCCTACGACGGAAGAGTCGGCGCCGCAGGCGGAGCCGGCATCGAAGCTGCCGCCCGGACCCGGCAAGAAGGCGCCTGTGGAGTTCCATGTCGGCGGCATGCGCAAGGGCAGCTTCGCGCGCTTCGCCGTGCATCTGAACGATGACGGCACGCACTCGATCTCGGCCGCCTACGACATCAAGGACTATGCCGGCGGCACGAGCGAGCGGATCGGCAATCTCTCGACATTTGCCGGGGCGTTGCGGATGGGACTTGCCGAGCTGGCCGGGCGCCTGCGGCCGATCCTGAAGGACGAGTCGGCGGCCTGCACATCGGCGCACCGGGCGTGCGCGCGGGCCGGGCTAAAATGGATCGAGGCGCGCTTCGAGGAATGGGGCCTTGGCGCCGTCGCCCCGGAAAGCGAGGCGGCATGA